In Halobaculum rubrum, the following are encoded in one genomic region:
- a CDS encoding phosphoribosylglycinamide synthetase C domain-containing protein has product MDEHRFLFVSADAALITDLAWQVHREGHAVKYYIEAESDAEIGDGFVPKTDDWRAEVEWADVIIFDDIWVGSEIGTGKLAQELREQGNAVVGGTPNTDLLEEDRGYAMEILEEHGVNTVEHHIFHDFDAGIQHVQANPAPYVIKPLGEVQNVKRLLYVGNEDDGSDVVDVLRAYKKAWGHRMKGFQLQRKVEGVEIAICGFFDGNGFCDHVNFNFEHKKLFPGNIGPSTGEMGTSMFWAGQNRLFEATLGKVEEWLADEGYVGSIDINCIVNETGIYPLEFTPRFGYPTIALQEESIESSTGEFFYDLAHGNDPDPAVHNGYQIAVRVVLPPFPFDDEKTYDENSRNAAVVFETDSREGIHLEDAKQVDGQWRAAGDNGMPIVVTGTGDTMQAARKQAYDRIDDIVMPNMYYRDDIGERWIDGDGDRLQAWGYLGPA; this is encoded by the coding sequence ATGGACGAGCACAGGTTCCTGTTCGTATCCGCCGACGCGGCGTTGATCACCGACCTCGCGTGGCAGGTACACCGCGAAGGCCACGCGGTGAAGTACTACATCGAGGCCGAGAGCGACGCGGAGATCGGCGATGGGTTCGTCCCGAAGACCGACGATTGGCGCGCGGAGGTCGAATGGGCCGATGTCATCATTTTCGACGACATCTGGGTTGGATCGGAGATCGGGACGGGCAAACTCGCTCAGGAACTCCGTGAGCAAGGAAACGCCGTCGTCGGCGGCACGCCGAACACCGATCTCCTCGAAGAAGATCGCGGCTACGCGATGGAGATCCTCGAAGAGCACGGTGTCAACACCGTCGAACACCACATCTTCCACGATTTCGACGCGGGCATCCAGCACGTCCAAGCGAACCCAGCGCCGTACGTGATCAAGCCGCTCGGGGAGGTGCAGAACGTCAAACGACTGCTCTACGTCGGCAACGAGGACGACGGCAGCGACGTGGTCGACGTGCTCCGAGCGTACAAGAAGGCGTGGGGCCACCGAATGAAGGGGTTCCAGCTGCAGCGGAAAGTCGAGGGCGTCGAGATCGCTATCTGCGGGTTCTTCGACGGCAACGGATTCTGTGACCACGTCAACTTCAACTTCGAGCACAAGAAGCTGTTCCCGGGGAACATCGGGCCGTCGACGGGTGAGATGGGCACGTCGATGTTCTGGGCCGGACAGAACAGGTTGTTCGAAGCGACGCTCGGCAAGGTCGAAGAGTGGCTCGCCGATGAGGGTTACGTCGGGAGCATCGACATCAACTGCATCGTCAACGAGACCGGGATCTATCCCCTGGAGTTCACGCCGCGGTTCGGATACCCGACGATCGCCTTGCAGGAGGAGTCCATCGAGTCGTCCACCGGCGAGTTCTTCTACGACCTCGCCCACGGCAACGACCCCGATCCGGCGGTTCACAACGGCTACCAGATCGCCGTTCGGGTCGTCCTCCCGCCGTTCCCGTTCGACGACGAGAAGACGTACGACGAGAACTCCCGGAACGCGGCCGTGGTGTTCGAGACGGACAGCCGCGAGGGGATCCACCTCGAGGACGCGAAGCAGGTCGACGGCCAGTGGCGCGCGGCTGGCGACAACGGCATGCCCATCGTCGTGACCGGCACGGGCGACACGATGCAGGCCGCTCGTAAACAAGCATACGACCGGATCGACGACATCGTGATGCCCAACATGTACTACCGCGACGACATCGGCGAGCGCTGGATCGACGGCGACGGCGACCGGCTGCAGGCGTGGGGATACCTCGGGCCGGCGTAG
- a CDS encoding aldo/keto reductase, which yields MSETPDAAAAGTFDLDGETTVNRLGFGAMRLCGDDIIGAPDDEENAREVARNAVELGVDFVDTADSYGPGTSERLLREAGIVDEAVVATKAGLLREAGGDWLPHGDPDYIRNQVLVSKDRLGVETIDLYQFHRPDPDTPFADSVAAFAELKDEGHVKHVGLSNVTVEQLDEAREHVEIATVQNQYNVANREDEAVLEACEDAEIGFVPWFPLAAGDLGAVGDALDSVAAAHDATRRQVALAWLLAHSDVTIPIPGTSSVDHLRENVAAASLSLSDEEVARLTDAGE from the coding sequence ATGAGCGAGACACCCGACGCGGCGGCCGCGGGGACGTTCGATCTGGACGGCGAGACGACGGTGAACCGGCTCGGATTCGGCGCGATGCGTCTGTGCGGTGACGACATCATCGGCGCCCCCGACGACGAGGAGAACGCCCGCGAGGTCGCCCGCAACGCCGTCGAACTCGGCGTCGACTTCGTCGACACCGCCGATTCCTACGGACCGGGCACCTCCGAGCGCCTGCTTCGGGAGGCCGGGATCGTCGACGAGGCGGTCGTCGCCACGAAAGCGGGGTTGCTCCGGGAGGCCGGCGGTGACTGGCTCCCCCATGGCGACCCCGACTACATCCGCAACCAGGTGCTCGTCAGCAAGGACCGCCTCGGCGTCGAGACGATCGACCTGTACCAGTTCCACCGCCCGGACCCGGACACGCCGTTCGCCGACAGCGTGGCCGCGTTCGCCGAGCTGAAAGACGAGGGCCACGTCAAGCACGTCGGTCTCTCGAACGTCACGGTCGAGCAGTTGGACGAGGCGCGCGAGCACGTCGAGATCGCGACCGTCCAGAACCAGTACAACGTGGCCAACCGGGAGGACGAGGCGGTCCTGGAGGCGTGCGAGGACGCGGAGATCGGCTTCGTCCCGTGGTTCCCGCTCGCCGCCGGCGACCTGGGCGCCGTCGGCGACGCGCTCGATTCGGTCGCCGCGGCACACGACGCGACCCGGAGGCAGGTCGCGCTCGCGTGGCTGCTCGCCCACTCGGACGTGACGATCCCGATCCCGGGCACCTCAAGCGTCGACCACCTGCGGGAGAACGTGGCCGCGGCGTCGCTGTCGCTGTCGGACGAGGAGGTCGCCCGGCTCACCGACGCCGGAGAGTAA
- a CDS encoding energy-coupling factor transporter transmembrane component T family protein encodes MLTYEPGDSLGHRLDARSKLLLQAAFAAAAFGHTDPIGLAVLTGVTAVLIALASTTPGVVLAEYRGILPFLAAAPAIESLRLGAPWIDPAAAVDPALAAYRTLLLLALVAAYVRTTPVRESEAAVARLVPGKPGRLLGLGVGLVFRFLPVLQADLARTREAMAARLGDQRPLRDRVRLVATAGLNRVLSRTDRLAVALRARCLSWDPTPPEATFGRDDVLALALAASLVGWALWPTVTAASW; translated from the coding sequence ATGCTGACGTACGAGCCGGGAGACTCCCTGGGACATCGCCTCGACGCGCGGAGCAAGCTGCTGTTGCAGGCGGCGTTCGCGGCGGCGGCGTTCGGACACACCGATCCGATCGGTCTAGCCGTACTCACCGGGGTCACGGCGGTCCTGATCGCGCTCGCGTCGACGACGCCGGGAGTCGTTCTCGCGGAGTACCGCGGGATCCTCCCGTTTCTGGCGGCGGCCCCGGCGATCGAATCCCTGCGGTTGGGAGCCCCCTGGATCGACCCCGCCGCAGCCGTCGATCCGGCGCTGGCGGCGTACCGCACGCTCCTCCTGCTCGCGCTCGTCGCGGCGTACGTCCGAACGACGCCGGTTCGCGAGTCGGAGGCCGCCGTCGCGCGCCTCGTCCCCGGCAAGCCCGGCCGACTCCTCGGCCTCGGCGTCGGGCTCGTGTTCCGGTTTCTTCCGGTGCTGCAGGCGGATCTAGCCCGTACTCGGGAGGCGATGGCGGCACGACTCGGCGACCAGCGTCCGCTGCGCGACCGCGTGCGGCTCGTCGCGACCGCGGGACTGAATCGCGTGCTCTCCCGCACGGACCGGCTGGCCGTCGCGTTGCGCGCGCGGTGCCTCTCGTGGGACCCCACGCCGCCGGAGGCGACGTTCGGGCGGGACGACGTCCTGGCGCTGGCGCTGGCAGCGTCGCTTGTGGGGTGGGCGCTGTGGCCGACCGTGACTGCGGCGTCGTGGTAG
- a CDS encoding energy-coupling factor ABC transporter ATP-binding protein, which yields MIEVRDLTHRYGGGEAGADSGGADGSVSDGDAGGSIALRDVSLRIPDGEFLVLAGANGSGKSTLVRQFNGLLTPDEGEVLVDGTPVSDDLVAARTRVGMVFQEPRDCFVAATVARDVAFGPENLGLPREEIDRRVDRALVAVNMTDRGDERIDRLSGGEQERVAVAGALAMEPSHLVLDEPFTGLDESARESVLAHLLELNRDGTGIVLVTHDLRDVLEHADRLVVLADGEVAVDAPPSAGLDALEDLPVRRPERC from the coding sequence GTGATCGAGGTTCGCGATCTCACACACCGCTACGGCGGCGGGGAGGCCGGAGCCGACTCCGGCGGCGCCGACGGCTCCGTTTCGGACGGTGACGCCGGCGGATCGATCGCGCTCCGCGACGTGTCGCTTCGGATCCCCGACGGGGAGTTCCTCGTGCTCGCGGGCGCCAACGGCTCCGGGAAGTCGACGCTCGTTCGACAGTTCAACGGCCTGCTCACGCCCGACGAGGGCGAGGTGCTCGTCGACGGAACCCCCGTGAGCGACGACCTCGTCGCCGCTCGCACACGGGTCGGGATGGTGTTCCAGGAGCCGCGCGACTGCTTCGTCGCCGCGACGGTCGCCCGCGACGTGGCGTTCGGGCCGGAGAACCTCGGGTTGCCCCGCGAGGAGATCGATCGCCGTGTCGACCGCGCGCTCGTGGCCGTGAACATGACCGACCGCGGCGACGAGCGCATCGACAGGCTCTCGGGGGGCGAACAGGAGCGGGTCGCCGTCGCCGGCGCGCTCGCGATGGAGCCGTCGCATCTCGTCCTCGACGAGCCGTTCACCGGCCTCGACGAGTCGGCACGCGAGTCGGTGCTCGCTCACCTCCTCGAACTCAACCGCGACGGCACCGGGATCGTGCTCGTGACGCACGACCTGCGGGACGTGCTCGAACACGCAGATCGGCTCGTCGTCCTCGCGGACGGCGAGGTCGCGGTCGACGCGCCCCCCTCCGCCGGACTCGACGCCCTCGAGGACCTCCCGGTTCGTCGCCCCGAGCGATGCTGA
- a CDS encoding biotin transporter BioY: MSTATEDVDLVGEEIVANVARAALFAALTGVFAYVSFQLPVTSVPFTLQVLGVFLAGVFLGPVWGAASMVIYVVAGAVGAPVFAYGSAGLGSLFGQWGGYLWSYPFAAAVVGAGVHGAGDLVDPGSVGLGRLIAAMTAGTLVIYAFGTVGYALVGEVSLATAVLAAAVPFVPAEAIKAAATVAIVRSDAVVAR, from the coding sequence ATGAGTACCGCAACGGAGGACGTCGACCTCGTCGGCGAGGAGATCGTCGCCAACGTGGCGCGCGCCGCGCTGTTCGCGGCGCTGACCGGCGTGTTCGCGTACGTGTCGTTCCAGCTTCCGGTGACCTCGGTCCCGTTCACCCTGCAGGTGTTGGGCGTGTTCCTCGCGGGGGTGTTCCTCGGGCCCGTGTGGGGCGCCGCGTCGATGGTCATCTACGTCGTCGCCGGGGCCGTGGGCGCGCCGGTGTTCGCCTACGGCTCCGCCGGCCTCGGGTCGCTGTTCGGGCAGTGGGGCGGGTACCTGTGGTCGTACCCGTTCGCCGCCGCCGTCGTCGGCGCGGGCGTCCACGGCGCGGGCGATCTGGTCGACCCGGGTTCGGTGGGTCTCGGTCGCCTGATCGCCGCGATGACCGCCGGGACCCTCGTGATCTACGCGTTCGGAACCGTCGGCTACGCGCTCGTCGGCGAGGTGAGTCTCGCGACCGCGGTGCTGGCCGCGGCGGTTCCGTTCGTCCCCGCGGAGGCGATCAAGGCAGCAGCGACGGTGGCGATCGTCCGCAGCGACGCCGTCGTCGCGCGGTAA
- a CDS encoding N-acyl homoserine lactonase family protein — translation MPEVTLVDRGRVRADQAYVVDGASMASAAEPDPEHTRIEFVVWNAVIEAGGRTYLWDTGVPTDAAEYWPDPLYGAFEAHDASEHSLEGDLADAGYEFDDVDAVVMSHLHLDHAGELDAFAGTDTPVYVHRDELPFAFYSAHTDEGSIAYLASDFDGDLNWRVVHRHRHTLADGFELLHLPGHTPGLLGARIETPHGTLLVAGDECYVDANYAEGAPLGPGLLWSERDWHESLETLRELERRTDADVLYGHDLDRFDTLAARY, via the coding sequence ATGCCCGAGGTCACTCTCGTCGATCGCGGTCGCGTCCGCGCGGACCAGGCGTACGTCGTCGACGGCGCGTCGATGGCCAGCGCGGCGGAACCGGATCCCGAGCACACCCGCATCGAGTTCGTCGTCTGGAACGCCGTGATCGAGGCCGGCGGGCGGACGTATCTGTGGGACACCGGCGTGCCCACCGACGCCGCGGAGTACTGGCCCGATCCGCTGTACGGCGCGTTCGAGGCGCACGACGCGAGCGAGCACTCCCTAGAGGGCGATCTCGCGGACGCGGGGTACGAGTTCGACGACGTCGACGCGGTGGTGATGAGCCACCTCCACCTCGATCACGCGGGGGAACTCGACGCGTTCGCCGGCACCGACACCCCGGTGTACGTCCATCGCGACGAGTTGCCGTTCGCTTTCTACTCGGCGCACACCGACGAGGGGTCGATCGCGTACCTCGCGTCGGACTTCGATGGCGACCTGAACTGGCGCGTGGTCCACCGCCATCGCCACACGCTCGCGGACGGGTTCGAGTTGCTCCACCTGCCGGGGCACACCCCGGGCCTTCTCGGCGCACGGATCGAAACGCCCCACGGAACCCTCCTCGTCGCCGGCGACGAGTGTTACGTCGACGCGAACTACGCGGAGGGCGCGCCGCTGGGACCGGGACTGCTGTGGAGCGAGCGGGACTGGCACGAGAGCCTCGAGACGCTCCGCGAACTGGAGCGGCGGACCGACGCCGACGTGCTGTACGGCCACGACCTCGATCGGTTCGACACGCTCGCGGCGCGCTACTGA
- a CDS encoding SDR family oxidoreductase, protein MTTVLLTGFPGFLGSALVERLLDRHGDGDALVLLVQPRYREAAERRRDALLSAAAADGRERAPDSNPDLPSVDLVEGDITERDLALGDSGDNRRDALAARTDLVYHLAAVYDLGVERELAEAVNVYGTRHVLDFCADAREAGGFDRLHYVSTCYVSGRYEGTFTGEMLAEAGPFNNHYEATKHRAEVLVREALTERDLPATVYRPAIAVGDSTTGETQKYDGPYYLLDLVRRQRRVAFVPRIGDPRATTLNLVPRDYAVDAIDALSGMPDTVGGTYQLCDPNPPTIAGLYRAFGRATGRRIVPVPTTARVAKAACEAPIIGDILGLESETVPYLTHPTEYADGATRAALVGTGIEPPAFESYVETLVAYVRDHPEVTPDAMM, encoded by the coding sequence ATGACGACCGTCCTGCTCACCGGGTTCCCGGGGTTCCTCGGCTCCGCGCTCGTCGAGCGACTGCTCGACCGCCACGGCGACGGCGACGCGCTCGTGCTCCTCGTGCAGCCGCGCTACCGCGAGGCGGCCGAGCGCCGCCGCGACGCGCTGCTGTCGGCTGCCGCGGCCGACGGACGCGAGCGCGCTCCCGACTCGAACCCCGATCTTCCGAGCGTGGACCTCGTCGAGGGGGATATCACCGAGCGTGACCTCGCGCTCGGCGACTCGGGCGACAACCGACGCGACGCGCTCGCCGCCCGGACGGACCTCGTGTACCATCTCGCGGCCGTGTACGACCTGGGCGTCGAGCGCGAACTCGCGGAGGCAGTCAACGTGTACGGCACCCGCCACGTGCTCGACTTCTGCGCTGACGCGCGCGAAGCCGGAGGCTTTGATCGACTCCACTACGTGAGCACCTGCTACGTCAGCGGCCGATACGAGGGGACCTTCACGGGGGAGATGCTCGCGGAGGCGGGCCCGTTCAACAACCACTACGAGGCGACGAAACACCGCGCGGAGGTGCTGGTCCGCGAGGCACTGACCGAACGCGACCTCCCGGCGACGGTGTACCGGCCGGCCATCGCCGTCGGCGACTCGACGACCGGGGAGACGCAGAAGTACGACGGCCCCTACTACCTGCTCGATCTGGTACGCCGGCAGCGACGGGTCGCGTTCGTCCCGCGGATCGGCGACCCGCGGGCGACGACGCTGAACCTCGTTCCCCGTGACTACGCCGTCGACGCGATCGACGCGCTCAGCGGGATGCCCGACACCGTCGGCGGCACCTACCAGCTGTGCGATCCGAACCCCCCGACGATCGCGGGGCTGTATCGGGCGTTCGGGCGCGCGACCGGGCGCCGGATCGTGCCGGTCCCGACCACGGCGCGCGTGGCGAAGGCGGCCTGCGAGGCGCCGATCATCGGCGACATCCTTGGGTTGGAATCGGAGACCGTGCCGTACCTCACGCACCCGACCGAGTACGCCGACGGTGCGACGCGAGCCGCGCTCGTCGGAACCGGGATCGAGCCGCCGGCGTTCGAGTCGTACGTCGAGACCCTCGTGGCGTACGTTCGCGACCATCCCGAGGTGACGCCGGACGCGATGATGTGA
- a CDS encoding succinic semialdehyde dehydrogenase → MTRSAADRRSRRLRSRLSRSRLSELGALATRAAPDERGDDTTDAGDSRGVDEDTPGDGRDRERLREPSPHTGTPLRPLPAASVDDVAAAVDRARAAQGSWGERSPSARATVLERAADLVLDRRAALADVVQSETGKEREGAVNEVWDIAANAEYYAKRAPELLASTRRAAAIPGATRTTEHRHPLGVVGLVTPWNYPLTLAVSDALPALAAGNSVVIKPAEATPYTALAGRELLIDAGVPPECVHVVPGTGETAGAALVERADFVGFTGSTAVGREVAASAGRRLVGASLELGGKNPMVVLADADLDDAVDGAVAGCFPNAGQLCVSLERIYVADAVYEQFRDRLVAATRALDLGVGFSYDADVGSLIGPDQLDRVRDAVDDAVADGARVLTGGRHRPDVGPYVYEPTLLEGVDDDAAIAREETFGPVATLHRVADADEAIDRANDSAYGLHASVWTRDAARGERVAERIRTGTVSVNDAYVSAYGAVDAPMGGMGESGVGRRHGREGLLKYTDAQTVAVSRAGQLSLPGSPWRGPAVRVGSALLRGASRLSRAVRRLPFVGRGGSR, encoded by the coding sequence ATGACGCGCTCCGCCGCCGACCGGCGATCTCGACGGCTTCGATCCCGCCTCTCACGGTCGCGCTTGTCCGAACTCGGCGCCCTCGCGACACGTGCTGCTCCCGACGAACGGGGCGACGATACCACCGACGCAGGCGACAGCCGTGGCGTCGACGAGGACACCCCCGGAGACGGCCGGGATCGCGAACGGCTGCGCGAGCCGTCGCCCCACACTGGAACGCCGCTCCGGCCGCTGCCCGCCGCGAGCGTCGACGACGTCGCCGCGGCGGTCGACCGGGCACGGGCGGCACAGGGCTCGTGGGGCGAACGCTCGCCGTCCGCACGAGCGACCGTCCTCGAACGAGCGGCCGATCTGGTTCTCGACCGGCGAGCGGCGCTGGCGGACGTCGTCCAATCGGAGACCGGCAAGGAGCGGGAGGGCGCCGTGAACGAGGTGTGGGACATCGCAGCCAACGCCGAGTACTACGCCAAACGTGCGCCGGAACTGCTGGCGTCGACCCGCCGCGCCGCGGCGATCCCGGGAGCGACCCGAACGACCGAGCATCGTCACCCGCTCGGCGTCGTCGGCCTCGTGACGCCGTGGAACTACCCGCTCACGCTCGCCGTCTCCGACGCCCTCCCGGCGCTCGCCGCCGGCAACAGCGTCGTGATCAAGCCCGCGGAGGCGACGCCCTACACCGCCCTCGCGGGACGGGAACTCCTGATCGACGCCGGCGTACCGCCCGAGTGCGTCCACGTCGTTCCGGGAACCGGCGAGACCGCCGGCGCCGCGCTGGTCGAGCGTGCGGACTTCGTCGGCTTCACCGGAAGCACCGCGGTCGGCCGGGAGGTCGCCGCCTCGGCCGGACGCCGTCTCGTCGGCGCCTCGCTGGAACTCGGCGGCAAGAACCCGATGGTCGTGCTCGCGGACGCCGACCTGGACGACGCCGTCGACGGCGCGGTCGCCGGCTGTTTCCCAAACGCGGGCCAGTTGTGCGTCTCTCTGGAGCGGATCTACGTCGCGGACGCCGTCTACGAGCAGTTTCGTGATCGGCTCGTCGCGGCGACCCGGGCGCTCGATCTCGGCGTCGGCTTCTCGTACGACGCGGACGTGGGTTCGCTGATCGGCCCGGATCAACTCGACCGGGTCCGCGACGCCGTCGACGACGCGGTCGCGGACGGCGCGCGGGTGCTCACCGGCGGACGCCACCGTCCCGACGTGGGGCCGTACGTGTACGAGCCGACGCTGCTGGAGGGCGTCGACGACGACGCGGCGATCGCCCGCGAGGAGACGTTCGGCCCGGTCGCGACGCTCCACCGCGTGGCCGACGCCGACGAGGCGATCGATCGGGCGAACGACTCCGCGTACGGGCTCCACGCGTCCGTCTGGACTCGCGACGCCGCGCGCGGCGAGCGCGTCGCCGAACGGATCCGGACGGGGACGGTCTCGGTGAACGACGCGTACGTCTCGGCGTACGGCGCGGTCGACGCGCCGATGGGCGGCATGGGCGAGTCCGGAGTCGGCCGCCGTCACGGCCGCGAGGGCCTGTTGAAGTACACGGACGCGCAGACGGTCGCGGTCTCCCGGGCCGGCCAACTCTCGCTCCCCGGGTCGCCGTGGCGCGGGCCCGCCGTCCGGGTCGGAAGCGCGCTCCTTCGCGGCGCGAGTCGCCTCTCGCGGGCCGTCCGGCGCCTGCCGTTCGTGGGCCGCGGAGGGTCCCGATGA
- a CDS encoding MBL fold metallo-hydrolase — MSRDPAATVQLVRHATLLVTVGDTTLLVDPMLAAQGADPPVENTPNQRRNPLVDLPPVDLDHDAVLVTHRHNDHFDDAARDRLDPDVPLIVHPEQVQEFESEGFADVRPLDGELSVGDVRLSPTPARHGHGDLAAAMAPVTGAVVCGSDATPSIYLTGDTVWYDGVAETLSETRPSAVIVNAGGARFRDGEPITMDGDDVRRVREATPDDVTVAAVHMDAINHCLVTRSDLRDAVDDVVTPDDGDVLRIE; from the coding sequence ATGTCGAGAGACCCGGCTGCAACTGTGCAGCTCGTCCGCCATGCAACACTCCTAGTCACGGTCGGCGACACGACACTGCTCGTGGACCCCATGCTCGCAGCTCAGGGTGCCGATCCGCCTGTCGAGAACACACCCAACCAACGCCGCAACCCCCTCGTCGACCTTCCGCCGGTGGACCTGGATCACGATGCGGTGCTTGTCACCCACCGCCATAACGACCATTTCGACGACGCCGCACGCGACCGACTCGACCCCGACGTGCCGTTGATCGTCCACCCTGAGCAGGTCCAGGAGTTCGAGTCGGAGGGGTTCGCCGACGTTCGTCCCCTCGACGGGGAGCTCTCGGTCGGAGACGTGCGGCTCTCGCCTACCCCCGCTCGTCATGGCCATGGAGATCTCGCGGCGGCGATGGCGCCCGTGACAGGGGCCGTCGTGTGCGGTTCGGACGCGACCCCCTCGATCTACCTCACCGGCGATACCGTCTGGTACGACGGGGTGGCCGAGACGCTGTCGGAAACCCGACCCAGCGCCGTGATCGTGAACGCGGGCGGCGCGCGGTTCCGCGACGGCGAGCCGATAACGATGGACGGCGACGACGTGAGGCGTGTTCGTGAGGCAACCCCGGACGACGTGACGGTCGCCGCCGTGCACATGGATGCGATCAACCACTGTCTCGTGACGCGCAGCGACCTCCGTGACGCCGTCGACGATGTCGTGACTCCCGACGACGGCGACGTGCTCCGGATCGAGTAA
- a CDS encoding Cdc6/Cdc18 family protein codes for MGSSSIFEDDVEIIRNADLFTEEHTPAEILCRDDVMQDYVNALKPVYKGRPPRNAFLYGDTGVGKTAATKYLLQELDADIDSRNADAPGDERGFTYVRVNCQNLAPADGTASSYQVAIALVNELRDGETVSSTGYAAREVYEMLYDELDAIGGTVLIVLDEVDRVGESDTLLYDLPRARDIGYVENTRIGLIGISNDYTFRSNLSPKVRDTLCETEIKFPAYTAEELEEIIEARAERALHPDTYGKEVLSLCAALAVRNSSGSARRAMDLLKQAAEHAENEGHVPIEPDDVYAAKEELDYGDMVESVADQDQHKQLILSAVARLDADGRTPVRTKAIHAAYRRLAQAAGDDPLSQRGMYNHLTRLDMLGFLHSYQNNEGLRGGQYNTYELSEALTVEQVRDAIAESELPLDGVSLDIERILRDAGLVDT; via the coding sequence ATGGGGTCGAGTTCGATATTCGAAGACGACGTGGAGATCATCCGGAACGCGGACCTCTTCACGGAGGAGCATACCCCGGCGGAGATCCTCTGCCGCGACGACGTGATGCAGGACTACGTGAACGCCCTGAAACCCGTCTACAAGGGAAGACCACCGAGAAACGCCTTCCTCTACGGCGACACCGGCGTCGGAAAGACGGCGGCGACGAAGTACCTACTTCAGGAACTCGACGCCGACATCGACTCGCGCAACGCCGACGCGCCCGGCGACGAGCGGGGGTTCACCTACGTCCGCGTCAACTGCCAGAACCTCGCGCCGGCCGACGGGACCGCCTCCTCGTATCAGGTCGCCATCGCGCTGGTGAACGAGCTGCGCGACGGCGAGACCGTCTCGTCGACGGGGTACGCCGCCCGGGAGGTGTACGAGATGCTGTACGACGAGCTCGACGCCATCGGCGGCACCGTGCTCATCGTGCTCGACGAGGTCGACCGCGTCGGCGAGTCCGATACGTTGCTGTACGACCTTCCGCGTGCGCGCGATATCGGCTACGTGGAGAACACGCGCATCGGGCTCATCGGGATCTCGAACGACTACACGTTCCGGTCGAACCTCTCCCCGAAGGTCCGCGACACGCTGTGCGAGACGGAGATCAAGTTCCCCGCGTACACCGCCGAGGAACTGGAGGAGATCATCGAGGCGCGAGCCGAACGGGCGCTTCACCCCGACACGTACGGGAAAGAGGTGCTCTCGCTGTGTGCCGCACTCGCCGTTCGCAACTCCTCCGGGAGCGCGCGTCGCGCGATGGACCTCCTCAAACAGGCGGCCGAACACGCCGAGAACGAGGGCCACGTCCCGATCGAACCCGACGACGTGTACGCGGCGAAGGAGGAACTCGACTACGGGGACATGGTCGAGTCCGTCGCCGATCAGGACCAGCACAAACAGCTCATCCTCTCGGCGGTCGCGCGCCTCGACGCCGACGGCCGAACGCCGGTGCGGACGAAGGCCATCCACGCGGCGTACCGCCGGCTCGCACAGGCCGCCGGCGACGACCCGCTCAGTCAGCGCGGGATGTACAACCACCTCACTCGACTGGACATGCTCGGATTCCTCCACTCGTACCAGAACAACGAGGGCCTCCGCGGCGGCCAGTACAACACCTACGAGCTGTCCGAGGCGCTCACCGTCGAGCAGGTCCGGGACGCCATTGCAGAGTCGGAACTTCCACTCGACGGCGTCTCCCTCGACATCGAACGGATCCTCCGCGACGCCGGCCTCGTCGACACCTGA